One segment of Panicum virgatum strain AP13 chromosome 1K, P.virgatum_v5, whole genome shotgun sequence DNA contains the following:
- the LOC120644337 gene encoding uncharacterized protein LOC120644337 isoform X2 produces MAPPAAAPGGSEAEGPPHMAKFLCSFGGSILPRPLDGCLRYVSGDTRIVMLPRDISYADLAARTRELYKDADVIKYQQPDEDLDALVSVVNDDDVVNMMEEYDKVIASGEVFTRLRIFLFSQNLDDDAASAVVHYNVDERETERRYVDALNSLGDVNTPSSPVSVEQLFGIVGNDSGIPDFASLRHLNVPRPSQSQSYGEMDSPWSPAYISPGQYAVHDPRDFPISPSSARFQVGAEDFDERIPDDFVRQSPKYRHYEPQSPPHMDNLVWLPPGAVIQQNAGFPGNLSRSNNFLDGNSVSDHCRSPFHKGHGSVTDPRYMDPRWTRTVQQHFDQPNKTSEYPGHPSNSCSNCCRPGEHYVGGQDVRMENGVYVKEQNGGHAPMFYNESHSHERLRHAHTSQSHQRYEDPRLHLPGNGRVIEPYIVDSNSVNSAFAPNKVYEMHSASLGRSSHESPHYFHGSSELINDAYHNQQVGGSGAYLQPAGFEESPGQHYNHSSTYGADSFYQMQQNLPPIQSLRRRASSPVHTASPYDSPHLPMPNGSINTNFVRNTGDVSPRIPGQPAYDRMPNSWAPPNGSIPYRVVGHDVPVAMENTSALGPRSNPITAQYVQPFIAPESIQQQHRAPSREVNPERAYAEHMPSSYVDGRVAVSALPLADQSSKLDTKTVRKPGPEDDSSTRNVNEGTPLHAVDEPSTLPHRVGAVHEVDPKLGKPTEHESRTKQHEAGAIALQEQGDISEDRLNFLPELIASVKKAALEDATQTHIAKSDANAAVAPVPDDDDNGKKLDVATAGNTDANQDSDLHGSNDQQKSSKIESTTAEAEALSKGLQTINNDDLEEIRELGSGTYGAVYHGKWRGCDVAIKRIKASCFAGRLSERERLIADFWKEAQILSSLHHPNVVSFYGVVRDGPDGSLATVTEFMVNGSLKQFLRKKDRTIDRRKRVILSMDAAFGMEYLHGKNIVHFDLKCENLLVNMRDPQRPICKIGDLGLSKVKQHTLVSGGVRGTLPWMAPELLSGKSNMVSEKIDVYSFGIVMWELLTGEEPYSDMRAAEIIGGIVNDSLRPQIPSWCDPEWKALMESCWSSDPTGRPSFTDISQRLRKMAAAMNVK; encoded by the exons ATGGCGCCTCCTGCTGCCGCACCGGGTGGCTCTGAGGCTGAGGGGCCACCACACATGGCCAAGTTCCTCTGCAGCTTTGGAGGCAGTATCCTTCCCCGCCCACTTGATGGCTGTCTTCGATATGTCAGTGGTGATACTCGGATCGTCATGCTGCCACGTGATATATCATATGCTGACCTAGCGGCGCGGACGAGAGAGCTTTACAAGGACGCTGATGTCATCAAATATCAGCAACCTGATGAGGATCTAGATGCGCTGGTCTCAGTTGTGAATGATGACGATGTGGTGAACATGATGGAGGAGTATGACAAGGTCATTGCCTCAGGGGAGGTTTTCACCCGGCTCAGGATCTtcttattttctcagaatttgGATGATGATGCTGCATCAGCGGTTGTGCATTACAATGTAGATGAGCGAGAAACTGAGAGAAGATATGTTGATGCACTCAATAGCCTTGGTGACGTCAACACGCCTTCCTCCCCTGTATCAGTGGAGCAGCTTTTTGGAATTGTAGGCAATGACTCTGGGATTCCTGATTTTGCTAGCTTGAGGCATTTGAATGTTCCTCGTCCGTCACAAAGTCAGAGTTACGGAGAAATGGATTCTCCTTGGAGCCCTGCGTACATCTCACCTGGCCAGTATGCAGTGCATGATCCTAGGGATTTTCCCATTTCACCATCATCTGCAAGGTTTCAAGTTGGAGCGGAGGATTTTGATGAGAGGATTCCTGATGATTTTGTAAGGCAGTCACCAAAATATCGTCATTATGAGCCTCAGTCACCACCACACATGGATAATTTAGTCTGGCTTCCACCTGGTGCTGTAATTCAGCAAAATGCAGGCTTTCCTGGTAATTTGAGCCGTTCCAACAACTTCTTGGATGGAAACAGTGTATCCGATCATTGCCGTTCGCCATTCCACAAGGGTCATGGTTCAGTGACTGATCCTCGCTATATGGATCCTCGTTGGACTCGCACTGTCCAACAACATTTTGACCAACCAAACAAGACTAGTGAATACCCTGGTCACCCTTCTAATTCTTGTTCAAATTGCTGCCGCCCTGGTGAGCATTATGTGGGAGGTCAAGATGTTAGAATGGAAAATGGTGTCTATGTCAAAGAGCAAAATGGTGGTCATGCTCCCATGTTTTACAACGAGTCACATTCGCATGAAAGACTTCGGCATGCACATACCAGCCAAAGTCATCAACGGTATGAGGATCCAAGGCTGCATCTTCCTGGTAATGGTAGAGTGATTGAACCATACATTGTTGATAGCAACTCTGTGAATTCTGCATTTGCACCAAACAAAGTATATGAAATGCATTCAGCATCTCTTGGTCGTTCTAGCCATGAAAGTCCTCACTACTTCCATGGTAGTAGTGAGCTCATAAATGATGCATATCACAACCAACAAGTTGGAGGCAGTGGAGCATATTTGCAGCCAGCAGGGTTTGAAGAATCCCCTGGTCAGCATTACAACCACTCTTCGACATATGGTGCAGATTCCTTTTACCAAATGCAACAGAATTTGCCACCTATTCAATCTTTGAGGAGGAGAGCGAGCAGTCCTGTTCACACTGCCTCACCATATGATTCTCCACACCTGCCAATGCCAAATGGGAGCATTAACACCAACTTTGTTAGAAATACAGGTGATGTTAGTCCAAGGATACCAGGTCAACCTGCATATGATCGAATGCCAAACTCATGGGCTCCTCCCAATGGCAGCATACCATACAGAGTTGTTGGGCATGATGTTCCTGTTGCCATGGAAAACACTAGTGCTCTTGGTCCTAGGTCTAATCCAATTACTGCTCAATATGTTCAACCTTTCATTGCTCCTGAATCAATCCAGCAACAACACAGAGCTCCATCAAGGGAGGTGAACCCTGAAAGAGCATATGCTGAACACATGCCATCATCATATGTTGATGGCAGAGTAGCTGTTTCGGCATTGCCCCTTGCTGATCAATCATCCAAGTTGGATACTAAGACAGTGAGGAAACCAGGTCCAGAGGATGATAGCTCTACTCGAAATGTGAATGAAGGAACTCCTTTGCACGCTGTGGACGAACCAAGTACCCTACCCCACCGTGTTGGAGCTGTACATGAAGTTGATCCTAAGCTGGGGAAACCAACCGAGCATGAAAGCAGAACAAAGCAACACGAAGCTGGGGCGATAGCACTGCAGGAACAAGGGGACATTTCAGAGGATAGGTTAAATTTCCTTCCTGAGTTGATTGCCTCTGTTAAAAAGGCTGCACTGGAAGATGCGACTCAGACACATATAGCCAAATCAGATGCTAATGCTGCTGTTGCACCTGTTCCTGATGATGACGATAATGGAAAGAAGTTGGATGTGGCAACTGCTGGT AATACAGATGCAAATCAGGATTCTGATTTGCATGGAAGCAATGATCAGCAGAAGAGCTCCAAAATTGAGTCTACGACTGCTGAAGCTGAAGCTTTGTCTAAAGGACTACAG ACTATAAACAATGATGATTTGGAGGAAATTAGAGAGCTTGGTTCAGGTACTTATGGGGCGGTCTACCATGGTAAATGGAGGGGATGTGATGTTGCCATTAAAAGAATAAAAGCGAGTTGCTTTGCTGGAAGACTGTCAGAGAGAGAGCGTTTG ATTGCGGATTTCTGGAAAGAAGCCCAGATCCTAAGCTCACTTCATCATCCAAATGTGGTTTCATTTTATGGTGTAGTTCGTGATGGTCCAGATGGAAGCTTAGCAACAGTTACTGAGTTTATGGTCAATGGGTCTCTCAAGCAGTTCCTGAGGAAAAAAGACAG GACAATTGATCGCCGGAAGCGAGTAATATTATCCATGGATGCTGCATTTGGCATGGAGTATTTGCATGGGAAGAATATAGTCCATTTCGACCTGAAGTGTGAGAATCTACTCGTGAACATGAGGGATCCACAGCGTCCAATCTGCAAG ATCGGTGATCTTGGACTATCAAAGGTTAAACAACATACTTTGGTATCTGGTGGTGTTAGAGGAACCTTACCATGGATGGCACCAGAGCTTCTAAGTGGGAAAAGTAATATGGTTTCAGAGAAG ATTGATGTCTATTCATTTGGTATTGTCATGTGGGAGCTGCTTACTGGAGAAGAGCCATACTCTGATATGCGTGCCGCTGAAATTATTG GGGGCATCGTGAACGATTCTCTACGTCCTCAAATCCCTTCATGGTGTGATCCTGAGTGGAAGGCGTTGATGGAAAGCTGCTGGTCCAGTGATCCAACTGGGAGACCGTCCTTCACTGATATATCTCAAAGGTTGAGAAAAATGGCTGCTGCAATGAATGTGAAGTAA
- the LOC120644337 gene encoding uncharacterized protein LOC120644337 isoform X1 translates to MAPPAAAPGGSEAEGPPHMAKFLCSFGGSILPRPLDGCLRYVSGDTRIVMLPRDISYADLAARTRELYKDADVIKYQQPDEDLDALVSVVNDDDVVNMMEEYDKVIASGEVFTRLRIFLFSQNLDDDAASAVVHYNVDERETERRYVDALNSLGDVNTPSSPVSVEQLFGIVGNDSGIPDFASLRHLNVPRPSQSQSYGEMDSPWSPAYISPGQYAVHDPRDFPISPSSARFQVGAEDFDERIPDDFVRQSPKYRHYEPQSPPHMDNLVWLPPGAVIQQNAGFPGNLSRSNNFLDGNSVSDHCRSPFHKGHGSVTDPRYMDPRWTRTVQQHFDQPNKTSEYPGHPSNSCSNCCRPGEHYVGGQDVRMENGVYVKEQNGGHAPMFYNESHSHERLRHAHTSQSHQRYEDPRLHLPGNGRVIEPYIVDSNSVNSAFAPNKVYEMHSASLGRSSHESPHYFHGSSELINDAYHNQQVGGSGAYLQPAGFEESPGQHYNHSSTYGADSFYQMQQNLPPIQSLRRRASSPVHTASPYDSPHLPMPNGSINTNFVRNTGDVSPRIPGQPAYDRMPNSWAPPNGSIPYRVVGHDVPVAMENTSALGPRSNPITAQYVQPFIAPESIQQQHRAPSREVNPERAYAEHMPSSYVDGRVAVSALPLADQSSKLDTKTVRKPGPEDDSSTRNVNEGTPLHAVDEPSTLPHRVGAVHEVDPKLGKPTEHESRTKQHEAGAIALQEQGDISEDRLNFLPELIASVKKAALEDATQTHIAKSDANAAVAPVPDDDDNGKKLDVATAGNTDANQDSDLHGSNDQQKSSKIESTTAEAEALSKGLQTINNDDLEEIRELGSGTYGAVYHGKWRGCDVAIKRIKASCFAGRLSERERLIADFWKEAQILSSLHHPNVVSFYGVVRDGPDGSLATVTEFMVNGSLKQFLRKKDRTIDRRKRVILSMDAAFGMEYLHGKNIVHFDLKCENLLVNMRDPQRPICKIGDLGLSKVKQHTLVSGGVRGTLPWMAPELLSGKSNMVSEKIDVYSFGIVMWELLTGEEPYSDMRAAEIIGFDGSPCDWGIVNDSLRPQIPSWCDPEWKALMESCWSSDPTGRPSFTDISQRLRKMAAAMNVK, encoded by the exons ATGGCGCCTCCTGCTGCCGCACCGGGTGGCTCTGAGGCTGAGGGGCCACCACACATGGCCAAGTTCCTCTGCAGCTTTGGAGGCAGTATCCTTCCCCGCCCACTTGATGGCTGTCTTCGATATGTCAGTGGTGATACTCGGATCGTCATGCTGCCACGTGATATATCATATGCTGACCTAGCGGCGCGGACGAGAGAGCTTTACAAGGACGCTGATGTCATCAAATATCAGCAACCTGATGAGGATCTAGATGCGCTGGTCTCAGTTGTGAATGATGACGATGTGGTGAACATGATGGAGGAGTATGACAAGGTCATTGCCTCAGGGGAGGTTTTCACCCGGCTCAGGATCTtcttattttctcagaatttgGATGATGATGCTGCATCAGCGGTTGTGCATTACAATGTAGATGAGCGAGAAACTGAGAGAAGATATGTTGATGCACTCAATAGCCTTGGTGACGTCAACACGCCTTCCTCCCCTGTATCAGTGGAGCAGCTTTTTGGAATTGTAGGCAATGACTCTGGGATTCCTGATTTTGCTAGCTTGAGGCATTTGAATGTTCCTCGTCCGTCACAAAGTCAGAGTTACGGAGAAATGGATTCTCCTTGGAGCCCTGCGTACATCTCACCTGGCCAGTATGCAGTGCATGATCCTAGGGATTTTCCCATTTCACCATCATCTGCAAGGTTTCAAGTTGGAGCGGAGGATTTTGATGAGAGGATTCCTGATGATTTTGTAAGGCAGTCACCAAAATATCGTCATTATGAGCCTCAGTCACCACCACACATGGATAATTTAGTCTGGCTTCCACCTGGTGCTGTAATTCAGCAAAATGCAGGCTTTCCTGGTAATTTGAGCCGTTCCAACAACTTCTTGGATGGAAACAGTGTATCCGATCATTGCCGTTCGCCATTCCACAAGGGTCATGGTTCAGTGACTGATCCTCGCTATATGGATCCTCGTTGGACTCGCACTGTCCAACAACATTTTGACCAACCAAACAAGACTAGTGAATACCCTGGTCACCCTTCTAATTCTTGTTCAAATTGCTGCCGCCCTGGTGAGCATTATGTGGGAGGTCAAGATGTTAGAATGGAAAATGGTGTCTATGTCAAAGAGCAAAATGGTGGTCATGCTCCCATGTTTTACAACGAGTCACATTCGCATGAAAGACTTCGGCATGCACATACCAGCCAAAGTCATCAACGGTATGAGGATCCAAGGCTGCATCTTCCTGGTAATGGTAGAGTGATTGAACCATACATTGTTGATAGCAACTCTGTGAATTCTGCATTTGCACCAAACAAAGTATATGAAATGCATTCAGCATCTCTTGGTCGTTCTAGCCATGAAAGTCCTCACTACTTCCATGGTAGTAGTGAGCTCATAAATGATGCATATCACAACCAACAAGTTGGAGGCAGTGGAGCATATTTGCAGCCAGCAGGGTTTGAAGAATCCCCTGGTCAGCATTACAACCACTCTTCGACATATGGTGCAGATTCCTTTTACCAAATGCAACAGAATTTGCCACCTATTCAATCTTTGAGGAGGAGAGCGAGCAGTCCTGTTCACACTGCCTCACCATATGATTCTCCACACCTGCCAATGCCAAATGGGAGCATTAACACCAACTTTGTTAGAAATACAGGTGATGTTAGTCCAAGGATACCAGGTCAACCTGCATATGATCGAATGCCAAACTCATGGGCTCCTCCCAATGGCAGCATACCATACAGAGTTGTTGGGCATGATGTTCCTGTTGCCATGGAAAACACTAGTGCTCTTGGTCCTAGGTCTAATCCAATTACTGCTCAATATGTTCAACCTTTCATTGCTCCTGAATCAATCCAGCAACAACACAGAGCTCCATCAAGGGAGGTGAACCCTGAAAGAGCATATGCTGAACACATGCCATCATCATATGTTGATGGCAGAGTAGCTGTTTCGGCATTGCCCCTTGCTGATCAATCATCCAAGTTGGATACTAAGACAGTGAGGAAACCAGGTCCAGAGGATGATAGCTCTACTCGAAATGTGAATGAAGGAACTCCTTTGCACGCTGTGGACGAACCAAGTACCCTACCCCACCGTGTTGGAGCTGTACATGAAGTTGATCCTAAGCTGGGGAAACCAACCGAGCATGAAAGCAGAACAAAGCAACACGAAGCTGGGGCGATAGCACTGCAGGAACAAGGGGACATTTCAGAGGATAGGTTAAATTTCCTTCCTGAGTTGATTGCCTCTGTTAAAAAGGCTGCACTGGAAGATGCGACTCAGACACATATAGCCAAATCAGATGCTAATGCTGCTGTTGCACCTGTTCCTGATGATGACGATAATGGAAAGAAGTTGGATGTGGCAACTGCTGGT AATACAGATGCAAATCAGGATTCTGATTTGCATGGAAGCAATGATCAGCAGAAGAGCTCCAAAATTGAGTCTACGACTGCTGAAGCTGAAGCTTTGTCTAAAGGACTACAG ACTATAAACAATGATGATTTGGAGGAAATTAGAGAGCTTGGTTCAGGTACTTATGGGGCGGTCTACCATGGTAAATGGAGGGGATGTGATGTTGCCATTAAAAGAATAAAAGCGAGTTGCTTTGCTGGAAGACTGTCAGAGAGAGAGCGTTTG ATTGCGGATTTCTGGAAAGAAGCCCAGATCCTAAGCTCACTTCATCATCCAAATGTGGTTTCATTTTATGGTGTAGTTCGTGATGGTCCAGATGGAAGCTTAGCAACAGTTACTGAGTTTATGGTCAATGGGTCTCTCAAGCAGTTCCTGAGGAAAAAAGACAG GACAATTGATCGCCGGAAGCGAGTAATATTATCCATGGATGCTGCATTTGGCATGGAGTATTTGCATGGGAAGAATATAGTCCATTTCGACCTGAAGTGTGAGAATCTACTCGTGAACATGAGGGATCCACAGCGTCCAATCTGCAAG ATCGGTGATCTTGGACTATCAAAGGTTAAACAACATACTTTGGTATCTGGTGGTGTTAGAGGAACCTTACCATGGATGGCACCAGAGCTTCTAAGTGGGAAAAGTAATATGGTTTCAGAGAAG ATTGATGTCTATTCATTTGGTATTGTCATGTGGGAGCTGCTTACTGGAGAAGAGCCATACTCTGATATGCGTGCCGCTGAAATTATTG GATTTGACGGCTCTCCCTGTGACT GGGGCATCGTGAACGATTCTCTACGTCCTCAAATCCCTTCATGGTGTGATCCTGAGTGGAAGGCGTTGATGGAAAGCTGCTGGTCCAGTGATCCAACTGGGAGACCGTCCTTCACTGATATATCTCAAAGGTTGAGAAAAATGGCTGCTGCAATGAATGTGAAGTAA